A single Cannabis sativa cultivar Pink pepper isolate KNU-18-1 chromosome 7, ASM2916894v1, whole genome shotgun sequence DNA region contains:
- the LOC115697754 gene encoding stearoyl-[acyl-carrier-protein] 9-desaturase, chloroplastic encodes MALNLIISFESPKLFSSFAKPPISLLPRRRSSKLSTNSSNNCKALFMTPSAKKVEIFKSMEEWGRENVLPLLKPVEQSWQPQDFLPEPTSEEFAEQVKELRERTKEVPNDYFVVLVGNMITEEALPSYHARINGIDFFHDRTGVDETPWAIWARGWSAEENRHGDLLNKYLYLSGRVDMKKVETTIHYLIGKGTAPQKHETAVSKDTDVGDNPYLFTIYTSFQERATFISHRNTGKLAYKYGDTKLAQICGVVASDEKRHETAYTKIASKLFELDPNDMVLEFARNMKKKITMPGHLMYDGINPNLFDHFTNTASHIGVYTVTEYRETLEHLVAKWNVEKLIGLSSEGRQAQDYLCGLAQKVKRIEEMVKSKAQKDSSSSSIGVSWVFDPNKTVQV; translated from the exons ATGGCATTGAATCTGATTATCTCTTTTGAGTCTCCAAAATTGTTTAGTAGTTTTGCTAAGCCACCAATATCATTGCTGCCCAGAAGAAGATCTTCAAAACTGTCTACTAATAGTTCTAACAACTGCAA GGCATTGTTCATGACGCCAAGTGCAAAAAAAGTAGAAATCTTCAAGTCAATGGAAGAATGGGGGAGAGAAAACGTTTTACCTTTGTTGAAGCCAgttgagcaaagttggcaaccACAAGATTTTTTACCAGAACCGACATCGGAGGAATTTGCGGAGCAAGTGAAGGAGTTGAGAGAGAGAACAAAGGAAGTTCCAAATGACTACTTTGTTGTGTTGGTTGGGAATATGATCACAGAAGAAGCATTGCCATCGTACCACGCGCGAATCAATGGCATCGATTTCTTCCACGATCGTACGGGTGTGGATGAGACACCTTGGGCCATATGGGCAAGGGGTTGGAGTGCTGAGGAGAATAGGCATGGTGATCTTCTCAATAAGTATCTTTACTTATCTGGTCGTGTTGACATGAAAAAAGTTGAGACAACTATTCATTATTTGATTGGAAAAGGAACG gcCCCTCAAAAGCATGAAACAGCCGTGAGTAAGGATACTGATGTTGGAGACAATCCCTATCTCTTCACAATCTACACATCGTTCCAAGAACGAGCAACATTCATATCACACCGAAACACAGGCAAACTCGCGTACAAATACGGTGACACAAAGCTCGCCCAAATATGTGGTGTAGTAGCTAGCGATGAAAAACGACACGAAACTGCTTACACCAAAATAGCTTCGAAGCTCTTTGAGCTCGATCCAAACGACATGGTTTTGGAATTTGCGCGAAACATGAAGAAAAAAATCACAATGCCTGGTCACCTAATGTATGATGGAATTAACCCAAATCTCTTTGATCACTTCACCAACACTGCCTCACATATTGGGGTTTATACTGTGACTGAGTATAGAGAAACATTGGAACATTTGGTGGCCAAATGGAATGTTGAAAAGCTTATTGGGCTTTCTAGTGAAGGAAGACAGGCCCAAGACTATCTTTGTGGGCTGGCCCAAAAGGTTAAGAGGATTGAAGAAATGGTGAAGAGTAAGGCCCAAAaggattcttcttcttcttcaattggTGTAAGTTGGGTTTTTGACCCAAATAAAACGGTTCAAGTTTAA
- the LOC115697755 gene encoding stearoyl-[acyl-carrier-protein] 9-desaturase, chloroplastic: MALNMIISPKLLNSFVKASPLQVPLPATTRRCSKESSTTSKTCKALLMMPNAKKIEIFKSMEEWGRENILPLLKPVDQSWQPQDFLPEPTSEGFEEQVKELRERVKEVPDDYFVVLVGNMITEEALPSYHARINGINNFHDKTGADETPWAIWARGWSAEENRHGDLLNKYLYLSGRVDMKRIETTINYLIARGLDVGIGNDSYLFAIYTSFQERATFISHRNTGKLAFKYGDTKLAQICGVVASDEKRHETAYTKIASKLFELDPNDMVLAFADTMKRKISMPAHLMYDGIDPNLYTHFTNIASRVGVYSVTEYREILEHLVAKWNVEKLIGLSSEGRQAQDYLCGLAHRVKRIEEMVKSKAQMNDSSSIRVSWVLDREKVVQI, encoded by the exons ATGGCATTGAATATGATTATCTCACCAAAATTGTTGAATAGTTTTGTTAAGGCATCACCACTACAAGTACCATTGCCGGCCACCACAAGAAGATGTTCAAAAGAGTCTAGTACTACTTCTAAAACCTGCAA GGCATTATTGATGATGCCAAATGCAAAAAAGATAGAAATCTTTAAGTCAATGGAAGAATGGGGAAGAGAAAACATTTTACCTCTATTGAAGCCAGTAGATCAAAGTTGGCAACCACAAGATTTTCTACCAGAACCAACATCAGAGGGGTTCGAGGAACAAGTGAAGGAGTTAAGAGAGAGAGTAAAGGAAGTACCAGATGACTACTTTGTGGTGTTGGTAGGGAATATGATCACTGAAGAAGCCTTACCATCCTACCATGCACGAATCAATGGGATCAACAACTTCCACGACAAAACAGGTGCAGATGAGACGCCTTGGGCCATATGGGCAAGGGGTTGGAGTGCTGAAGAGAATAGACATGGTGATCTTCTCAACAAGTATCTTTACCTCTCTGGTCGAGTTGACATGAAGCGAATTGAGACAactattaattatttgattgcaagaggattg gatgTTGGTATCGGAAATGATTCATACCTATTCGCAATCTACACATCATTTCAAGAAAGAGCAACATTTATATCACACCGAAACACAGGTAAACTTGCATTCAAATATGGTGATACAAAACTCGCCCAAATATGTGGAGTAGTAGCTAGTGACGAGAAACGACACGAGACTGCTTACACCAAAATAGCTTCGAAGCTCTTCGAGCTCGATCCAAACGACATGGTTTTGGCATTTGCAGACACTATGAAGAGAAAGATTAGTATGCCTGCTCACCTAATGTATGATGGAATTGACCCTAATCTATATACCCATTTCACTAACATTGCCTCACGTGTTGGGGTTTATAGTGTGACTGAGTATAGAGAAATATTAGAACATTTGGTGGCCAAATGGAATGTAGAAAAGCTTATTGGGCTTTCTAGTGAAGGAAGACAGGCCCAAGACTATCTTTGTGGGTTGGCCCATAGAGTCAAAAGGATTGAAGAGATGGTCAAGAGTAAGGCCCAAATGAATGATTCTTCTTCCATTCGTGTAAGTTGGGTGTTAGATAGAGAAAAAGTGGTTCAAATCTAG